In a genomic window of Thermodesulfatator atlanticus DSM 21156:
- the gmk gene encoding guanylate kinase — protein sequence MRRGVVLVVSAPSGAGKTTLCRKLIAKDPLISFSVSYTTRPPRPNERNGTDYFFVSKETFQKMIDEGAFLEWAEVYGNFYGTAKAQVENAIKEGKDVLLDIDVQGAFQVREKLGRDAVLVFVLPPSFETLFQRLKARGTEDEMTLRKRLAAAKEEILRAKAFDYLVLNDNLEEAFEELYSILRAERQKTFRREDLLARFF from the coding sequence GGTCTCGGCCCCTTCGGGGGCCGGGAAAACTACCCTTTGTCGCAAACTTATCGCAAAAGATCCTCTTATTTCTTTTTCGGTCTCTTATACCACTCGCCCTCCAAGGCCCAATGAAAGAAATGGCACTGATTATTTCTTTGTGAGCAAAGAAACCTTCCAGAAAATGATTGACGAAGGGGCCTTTCTTGAATGGGCTGAAGTTTACGGGAACTTTTACGGCACTGCCAAGGCCCAGGTAGAAAATGCCATTAAAGAAGGAAAAGACGTACTCCTTGATATAGACGTCCAAGGGGCCTTCCAGGTGCGTGAAAAACTCGGCCGTGATGCAGTGCTTGTCTTTGTGCTTCCACCAAGTTTTGAAACACTTTTTCAAAGGCTAAAAGCTCGTGGCACTGAAGATGAAATGACGCTTCGAAAAAGGCTTGCTGCTGCCAAAGAAGAAATTCTGCGAGCCAAGGCCTTTGATTATCTTGTGCTTAACGACAATCTCGAAGAAGCCTTTGAAGAGCTTTATTCCATTCTTCGCGCAGAAAGACAAAAGACCTTCAGACGCGAAGATTTGTTAGCGAGGTTTTTCTAA
- the rlmB gene encoding 23S rRNA (guanosine(2251)-2'-O)-methyltransferase RlmB, with protein MAELIWGINPILELLRTNPSRIKEIYIAKKELRGKVYQIVEKARKNEIPVKVKKEFKFRLPEDAKTQGVVALVKEYDYASLDEILSRAKKSDDMGLILAVDEITDPQNLGSLIRSAVAAGAHGVIIPERRAAGITGTVVKASSGAVSHIPIHQAKNLGRVLEELKEKNFWVAGLDAHTKTTIYQLDLRLPLVWVVGSEGKGLRPSIREKCDFLAAIPMRGNIDSLNAAVAGAIALFETIRQRYYS; from the coding sequence ATGGCAGAGCTCATCTGGGGGATTAATCCAATCCTTGAATTATTGCGCACTAATCCTTCTCGCATCAAAGAAATTTACATTGCCAAAAAAGAACTACGCGGAAAGGTTTACCAAATAGTCGAAAAGGCCCGCAAAAACGAGATTCCAGTCAAAGTCAAAAAAGAATTCAAATTTCGCCTACCTGAAGATGCCAAAACACAGGGAGTTGTTGCCTTGGTCAAAGAATACGACTATGCCTCTTTAGATGAAATTCTTTCGAGGGCCAAGAAAAGCGATGATATGGGGCTCATCCTTGCGGTTGATGAGATAACAGATCCCCAAAATCTTGGTTCACTCATTAGAAGTGCAGTGGCTGCTGGTGCCCACGGGGTCATTATTCCTGAAAGAAGAGCTGCAGGTATCACAGGAACCGTGGTAAAGGCTTCTTCTGGAGCAGTGTCCCACATTCCGATTCACCAGGCCAAAAATCTTGGTCGGGTGCTAGAAGAATTAAAAGAAAAAAACTTCTGGGTAGCAGGCCTTGATGCCCACACCAAAACCACTATTTACCAGCTTGACTTAAGGCTTCCTTTGGTATGGGTGGTGGGAAGTGAAGGAAAAGGGCTTAGGCCTTCTATCCGAGAAAAATGTGATTTTTTAGCAGCGATTCCCATGCGTGGCAATATTGACTCTTTAAACGCTGCGGTAGCAGGTGCTATTGCCCTTTTTGAAACCATAAGACAGCGCTATTACTCCTGA